The genomic stretch GCCGGCCGTCGTGCGTGACCCCGGCGAGCCCGGCCCCGCCGCGGCTCACGGCGAAGAGGACGAGCGAGTCGCCCGGGAGCGGCTGCCAGTCGACGGAATCCAGTGCCGAATGGAAGACGCGCCCGCCCTGCGTGATCACCGCGCGGCCGGCGAACAGCCCCACGCGGTCGATGCGGTCCTGCCCGCCCTCCGTTGCTGGGTCTGGAAAGGTGTCGCCGGGCGCGGGCCGGCCAGCGGAGGGCATGAGTACCTCCACCGTGTCTCCATCCACGTCCATGGACCCCGCCGTCGTGTCTACGGCGCCCGGGGAGACCGGTGCCACCGCTTCCACCTCCGTGAACTCCACCATCTCCTCTTCGCCGCCCTCCTCCTCGTCCGCGGGCAGCGGCGAATAACGGCCCTGCTGCTGCGGGGTGGGGAGCGAGCTCCACGTGGTGCCGCCGTCGCGGGTGATGCGGAGCCCCTCGCCGATGGACCCGGCCAGCCCCACGCCACCCGGACCCATATCGAGGGCGACGAGCTGGGAACGGAACGGCCGCGAGCGCGCGGTCCACGATACGCCGTAATCGGCGGTGTACAGCAGCATTCCGCCGGATCCGCTCATCCACGCCTCGCCGGACGGGCTGGCCACCGCGTCGTGGAACCATCCCCCGCCCGCGACCGAGACCGAGTCCCAGGTTGCGCCGCCGTCGGTGGTGCGCAGAACGAGGCCCTGGTTCGTTTGGTAGTCCGTGCCGATGTTCCCCCAGATGAAGGCGGTGTCGGGCGTAAAGAAGGTGACGGCGTCCAGTTGGTCGTTCACCAGGAACATGCTGTCGGCCTCCGGCCCCTGGACGGAGCCGTAGCGCCAGTACGCGCCCACGCTGTCGGCGTGGTAGGTGTTCCCCATGTACGTGGTCAGCCACAGGCGTCCGGCCGGCGACACGGAAAGCCGGGTCACGCGGCCCTCCACTTCCAGCTCCACGGGCGTGGGACCCGGGCCGTCCGCCAGCCCCACGGGCCGGGGCGGGTGGCATTGCGCGAGGCCGGCGGAGTACGGCCCGCCCGCTTGCAGCGTAAGGGTCACCAGGACCACGGCCACGGCGGCCAAGCGGCGGGAGGGAAGCCGGGTGCGCGCGGAAGCAGGCATGGCACGGGCGGGTAGGGGGTGCGGCGGGGCGTGCTCGTTGTGATGAACGCGTGACCGGGGGAGAAATTGAACACGGCCCTTGGCCGTCGATGCCAGGCGGCACTCGCGCCGGCCGGGTCGTCGACGGTTTCGTTCCCTCGACGCAACATCTCCGAACCAGCGAGCGCCCCGCTCAGTCCTGCTGGGGCTCCGGCGCGCGCACCGTCGGGTAGGTGATTCCGAGCTGCTCCAGGTAGGTGCGGTACCGCCTGGAATCGTAGTAGTACCTCCGCATCTGCGGCCGGTAGCGCTGCATGGTCTGCGCGTTCATCTCCACGGGTGGCTGGTCGCCGGGGCGGATCAGCGGCTCGTACTTGATGTCGCGGGTCTGCACGTCGCGGAAGTAGCTCCACGCGCTGTCCACCAGCTCGGGCCGGGTGAACAGGTCCAGCAGCGTCATCGCGGTGGCCTTTGCCCCCGCGGTGGAGCCCTTGTGCGCGATGGGGGTGGCCATGGACACCGCGTTCGACCAGTGGTGGCCCGGCAGGTTGGGGATGTTGGCCGGATAGCGCAGGGTGATGGTCGGCACCACCCACGAGATGTCGCCGATGTCGTCCGACCCGCCGCCGCGGTTCTGCTCGGGCGGCACCCCGCTGTCGATCTTCGCGAGGGCGGTGTCCAGCCCCGGCGTCTTCTCGTTCCCCAGCTCCCGCTGCAGGGCCCGCGCGAGCGCCTGGTCGGCCTCGTCCCACCGGGGAAGGCCCACGCGGCGGATGTTGTCGTACATCGCCATCGCCACCGGGCGGTTGAAGTGCCGGGGCCACGCGGCGCCCAGCACCTGCACCGTGTCGAGCGTGGTCCCCGTCATCAGCGTGGCCCCCTGGGCGATCTGGTTGCCGATCTCCCACAATTCCCGGATGCGCGGATACTCGACCTCGCGGAAGTAGTACCAGACCGCGGCCGTGCGCGGCACCACGTTGGGCTGGTCGCCGCCCTCGGTGATCACGTAGTGCGAGCGGTGCGGCAGGCGCAGGTGCTCGCGGCGGTAGTTCCACCCCGCGTTCATCAATTCCACCGCGTCCAAGGCGCTGCGCCCGCGCCACGGCGCGCCCGCGGAGTGCGCCGTTTCTCCCTGAAAGCGGTACAGCACGCTCACCAGCCCGGTGCCGTCCGAGGGGCCGTACGAGACGTTGAGGTTGCTCCCCACGTGGGTGAAGATGGTCACGTCCACGTCGCGGAAGAACCCCTCGCGGACGAACCAGGCCTTGGCCGCCACCAGCTCCTCGGCCACCCCGGGCCAGATGCGGATGGTTCCGGCAATCCGCTCGCGCTGCATCACCTTCTTGGTCGCGATCGCGGCGGTGATCACCACCGGCAGCCCGGAGTTGTGCCCCTCCCCGTGCCCCGGCGCGCCCTCCACCAGCGGGGAGTGGTAGGCGACACCCGGCTTCTGAGAGGCCTGGGGGATGCCGTCCAGGTCCGACCCCAGCGCGATCACCGGCTTTCCACTCCCCCAGCTCGCCATCCACGCGGTCGGGATTCCCGCGATCCCCTCCTGCACCGTGAAGCCGTTGCGCCGCAGGATGCCCACCAGGTAGCGGGAGCTCTCGCTCTCCTGGAAGCCCAGCTCCCCGTACGAGAAGACCTGGTCGACCATCTGCTGCGTGAACTCGTGCATCCCCTCGATCTCGCGAGCGATCTCGTCCTTGAGCGCGGCGAGCCGCGCCGAATCCACCGGGGCGCCCTGCCGCTGCGCGGCCGCGCCGGTGGAGGACAGCGCGAGGACCAGGAGAGCCGAGCCCAACCGAAGGAGCAGGCGCATGGTGATTCCGGGGCGGGGGTGAAAGCGAACGCTGACGGCGAAGCGCGTCCCAACCTGCCCCGCCCGTCCGACAAGGTCAAGCACCCCGGGAACTCGCCGTGGAGCGCAAGCGAACCTTATACGACTTCATTGACATTGACGGAGCAACTGCTACATACTGCGACCCGGGTTCATTTTCCACAATCAAAAGAAAATTCCATCATGGCAGACCACGTCATCGTAGGCGCCGGGGCTTCCGGGCTCTACACCGCGTATCGGCTGCTCAAGGACGAGCGGCTGCCTCCGGGCGACACGGTGCGGGTGTACGAGTGGTCGGAGCGGCCGGGCGGGCGTATCTACACCTACACCTTTCCCGAAGACGTCGGCGGCAGTGACGGCCTGTACTGCGAGTTCGGGGGCATGCGCTTCGCCACCGACCAGGACTTTCCGGAAAAGACGACCGAGGGCCACCGCATCGTCCAGAGCCTGATCATCGAGTTGGGGCTGGCCCACCTGGTGGTGCCCTTCGGCAAGTCCGACGACCGCCTCTACTACCTGCGCGGCCTGAACGTCTACGAGAACGACCTCACCCTCCGAAAGCTCAAGAAGCTCCCGTACCGCTTCAACACCGAGTTCCTGAAGTTCCTCAAGACGAACAAGGTGAAGGAGCCCTACACGGCCGACACCATCATCGGCGCCATCGCCGGCGTCTTTGCCCCGGGGCTGGGCGACGGCAACGAAGACCGCCAGAAGTGGTGCGACTACTTCGCCCACGGCACGGTGCCCGAGGCCGGCGCCACGCCCACCTTTCCCGCGGGGACGCCGGCGCGCGACATCGGCTACTGGAACCTGCTGTACGACCAGCTGGGCGACGAGGGCTACGACTACGCGGCCGACGGCAACGGCTACTCGTCGAACGTCATCGACTGGAGCGCGGCCGACGCGTTCGAGAACAACAACGACGTCGGCTCCACCACCAGCTTCATGCGCCTGGACGGCGGCTACAGCATTCTGTTCGAGAAGCTGGCCGAGGAGGTCGCCAGGCTTGCGAAGGAGCGTCCCGGCTCCGGCATCTTCTACGGCCAGCAGCTGACGGAGCTCCGCGAATCCCGGGACGGCACCACCACCTGCACCTTCGTGGACCACCTGGGCTCGCGCGGAACCCACCGCGTGGAGGCCCACCGGCTGTTCCTGGCCATGCCCCGCCGGGCGCTGGAGCTGGTCGCGGCGGGATGCCCCGCCGACTACCTGCTCAACGACGACCGGGTGAAGTACTACCTGGAGGCCTCCATCAACCAGCCCGCCATCAAGATCGTGATGCTGTGGGACGAGGCATGGTGGACGGACGAAAAGATCTGCAAGCACACGCCGCGGCTGGAGTGGCCGGAGAAGCACACCGGGGCCCCGACGCCGAAGAAGCTCGCCCCGCCCGAGGCGCAGTGGGTGGGCGGGCCCACCGTCACCGACCTGCCGCTCCGCATGGTGGACTACTTCGCCAACAACGTTCCGGGCGGGCCTGGCAAGGATGGCGGCCCGTACGTGCTGCTGGCGAGCTACGACGACATGACCTTTTCCAGCTTCTGGCGCGTGATGGAGCAGAGCGGCGACTACGAGGCCGCTCCCTCCACCCTGCGGCAGCCGCTGAAGGGGCCCACGTCCGTGCCCATCGGCTCGCCGCTCGCCAACCTCCTCGTCAAGCAGCTCGCCGAAACGCACGGCGCCGAGGTGCAGAACGTGCCGGCGCCCCGGGCGGTCTACTACCAGGACTGGGGACAGGACCCGTTCGGGGCCGGCTACCACGGCTGGGCGGCGCACTACAACATCTGCGACGTGATGGACCGGGTTCGCGCGCCGTACCAGCGGATCCTGCACGAGCCTTCCCGCCACACCTACGTGATCGGCTCGTGCTATTCGTTCGACCAGGGGTGGGTGGAAGGCGCCCTCTGCGTCGCCGAGTCGGTGCTGCGGGAGTTCCTGGACCTCCCGCCCCTCAAGCCCGACCTGGAGAAGTACACGCTGGTCTGCCACGCCGGGTCCGGCGGGTCCGACCCGACCAAGGCGGCCAAGCGCAC from Longimicrobium sp. encodes the following:
- a CDS encoding flavin monoamine oxidase family protein; the protein is MADHVIVGAGASGLYTAYRLLKDERLPPGDTVRVYEWSERPGGRIYTYTFPEDVGGSDGLYCEFGGMRFATDQDFPEKTTEGHRIVQSLIIELGLAHLVVPFGKSDDRLYYLRGLNVYENDLTLRKLKKLPYRFNTEFLKFLKTNKVKEPYTADTIIGAIAGVFAPGLGDGNEDRQKWCDYFAHGTVPEAGATPTFPAGTPARDIGYWNLLYDQLGDEGYDYAADGNGYSSNVIDWSAADAFENNNDVGSTTSFMRLDGGYSILFEKLAEEVARLAKERPGSGIFYGQQLTELRESRDGTTTCTFVDHLGSRGTHRVEAHRLFLAMPRRALELVAAGCPADYLLNDDRVKYYLEASINQPAIKIVMLWDEAWWTDEKICKHTPRLEWPEKHTGAPTPKKLAPPEAQWVGGPTVTDLPLRMVDYFANNVPGGPGKDGGPYVLLASYDDMTFSSFWRVMEQSGDYEAAPSTLRQPLKGPTSVPIGSPLANLLVKQLAETHGAEVQNVPAPRAVYYQDWGQDPFGAGYHGWAAHYNICDVMDRVRAPYQRILHEPSRHTYVIGSCYSFDQGWVEGALCVAESVLREFLDLPPLKPDLEKYTLVCHAGSGGSDPTKAAKRTRKPKPSSKSHKARNSPR
- a CDS encoding peptidase dimerization domain-containing protein, with product MRLLLRLGSALLVLALSSTGAAAQRQGAPVDSARLAALKDEIAREIEGMHEFTQQMVDQVFSYGELGFQESESSRYLVGILRRNGFTVQEGIAGIPTAWMASWGSGKPVIALGSDLDGIPQASQKPGVAYHSPLVEGAPGHGEGHNSGLPVVITAAIATKKVMQRERIAGTIRIWPGVAEELVAAKAWFVREGFFRDVDVTIFTHVGSNLNVSYGPSDGTGLVSVLYRFQGETAHSAGAPWRGRSALDAVELMNAGWNYRREHLRLPHRSHYVITEGGDQPNVVPRTAAVWYYFREVEYPRIRELWEIGNQIAQGATLMTGTTLDTVQVLGAAWPRHFNRPVAMAMYDNIRRVGLPRWDEADQALARALQRELGNEKTPGLDTALAKIDSGVPPEQNRGGGSDDIGDISWVVPTITLRYPANIPNLPGHHWSNAVSMATPIAHKGSTAGAKATAMTLLDLFTRPELVDSAWSYFRDVQTRDIKYEPLIRPGDQPPVEMNAQTMQRYRPQMRRYYYDSRRYRTYLEQLGITYPTVRAPEPQQD